Genomic DNA from Hymenobacter jejuensis:
TTTTTCGTTTGGGCTGCCGCGGGCACTAGCTGTACAGCCAAAAGCGCTAGGATCAAGTAGAATTTCATGCGGAGGGAGTTACCGGAGGGAGTTTATTTTTGAGAGAGTTTCATTTCGGTGATTGGCGCCTGCGGGGCCAGCAGTTTGTGGGCTTTTTCGGCTACCAGCGCCTTGGGCACTGCAAATGAAGCCGTCTGCTTGATATTCAGCGAAGAGGCGCCCACTTTCACCTTGTACGTACCCGCATCGGCCACCCAACTCGAGGTAGCCGTATCGAAAGACGCCAGGTCGGCAGTAGTCAGGGAAAAGGTAAGTGTTTGTGATTGAGATGGTTGCAAAAGACCGGTTTTGGCAAATCCTTTGAGCTCGCTTTCCGGCTTTTCGAGCTTGCCGGAAGGAGCCGTAAGATAGAGCTGCACGACCTCTTTGCCCGCCACCGGGCCGTTGTTGGTTACGGTAACAGTGGCCGTCATCTTGCCGGCAAAAGTCGGGGCGCTCAACTTCAGGTTGCTGTAAGCAAATGTGGTGTAGCTCAGGCCATAGCCAAATTCGTAGGCGGGCTTCACCTGGAACGTGTTGTAGTAGCGGTAGCCGACGTAAATGCCTTCTTCGTAGGTATTTTCGGAGGGCGCGCCCGTGAGCGAATTGCCGCTTGCTTGCCCGGTGCTGGCCAATAAGCGGCCCGGAAAGTCTTTGCTGTAAGGCACATCATCATACTTCGCCGGGAAGGTTGTGGCAAGCTTGCCCGAAGGCGCCACGGTGCCGCGCAGCACGTCGGCCACGGCGTTGCCGCCTTCCTGGCCGGGCTGCCATGCCAGTAAAATGGCGTCGGCTTGGTCGCGCCAACTGGCTACTTCGATTACGCCGCCTACGTTAAGCACCACCACCATTTTTTTGCCTTGGGCATGAAAGGCCGTGGCTACTTGCTTGAGCAACGCCTGTTCGGCCGCCGAGAGCGTAAAGTCATTTTCCACCTTGCGGTCGCCGCCTTCGCCAGCGCTGCGGCCAATAGTAACCAAGGCTACATCGGCAGCCTGGGACTGCTGGGTAAGCAGGGAAGCATCCACGGGCATCTCGGCAATGACGGGCGCGGGGTCCAGTAACCCTTTGGTTTTGGGGAGTTTAGCTTTTTCGCCCTTTATATATTGCCCGTACGCCTGCGTTAGCGGCGCGTTCACGATGAGGCCGGCGTTGGTAAGTCCTTGCGCTATCGAGATGGTGTAAGCGCGGTTGACGTCGCCGCTGCCCGTGCCGCCGGCAATGAGGTTGTAAGAGGTATTGCCAAACAACGCCACTTTTCGGCCTGCGGCTAGCGGCAGCGTTTTGCCTTCGTTGCGCAACAACACCATGCTTTCGGCAGCGGCTTGGCGGGCCACGGCGGCATCAGCTTTTAGGTTGGGCTGACTCGTGTATTTAAGGCCCTTAAACGTAGGCGATTGTAACACCAGCGTCAGCACGCGCGCTACGTTGGCATCAATCTGAGCAGTAGTTAGTTGGCCGCTTTTTAGGGCAGCTAATACTGCCTGGGTTTGGGCCGTAGTGCCGGGCATGAGCAGGTCGTTGCCGGCTTGTAGCTGCGCAACGGGGTTTTTGCCGCCGTACCAGTCGGTCATGACCAAGCCCTTGAAGCCCCACTCGCCGCGCAGCAGCGTCGTGAGCAGATCGCGGCTTTGGGAAGTGTACGTGCCGTTGACGAGGTTGTAAGACGACATAACCGTCCAGGGTTGCGCCTTGCGAACCACAATCTGGAAGCCTTTGAGGTAGATTTCCCGCAGGGCGCGCTCGCTCACCTTGGAGTTGAGCTGCATGCGGTTGAACTCTTGGTTGTTGACGGCAAAGTGCTTGACGGACGTGCCCACCCCGTTGGATTCGATGCCGTTGACCATCGCCGCTGCGATGTTGCCAGCCACGACGGGGTCTTCGGAATAATACTCGAAGTTGCGGCCACCCAACGGGTTGCGATGAATGTTCATGCCCGGCGCCAGCAGCACGTCGATGCCGAAGTCACGTACTTCGCTGCCAAATGCTACGCCGACTTTGCGCACGAG
This window encodes:
- a CDS encoding glycoside hydrolase family 3 C-terminal domain-containing protein; this encodes MKIKISLLLAASNASRFRTFATCSLLCSSFLASAQAQTAPQLGKAPLKEVIAALTPEEKVKLVVGMGFYPAGFPEGILPPSDPEDRKVPEKIPGAAGRTHAIARLGIPSLTLSDGPAGVRIDPIRGGDSTKTYYATAFPVATLLASSWDTTLVRKVGVAFGSEVRDFGIDVLLAPGMNIHRNPLGGRNFEYYSEDPVVAGNIAAAMVNGIESNGVGTSVKHFAVNNQEFNRMQLNSKVSERALREIYLKGFQIVVRKAQPWTVMSSYNLVNGTYTSQSRDLLTTLLRGEWGFKGLVMTDWYGGKNPVAQLQAGNDLLMPGTTAQTQAVLAALKSGQLTTAQIDANVARVLTLVLQSPTFKGLKYTSQPNLKADAAVARQAAAESMVLLRNEGKTLPLAAGRKVALFGNTSYNLIAGGTGSGDVNRAYTISIAQGLTNAGLIVNAPLTQAYGQYIKGEKAKLPKTKGLLDPAPVIAEMPVDASLLTQQSQAADVALVTIGRSAGEGGDRKVENDFTLSAAEQALLKQVATAFHAQGKKMVVVLNVGGVIEVASWRDQADAILLAWQPGQEGGNAVADVLRGTVAPSGKLATTFPAKYDDVPYSKDFPGRLLASTGQASGNSLTGAPSENTYEEGIYVGYRYYNTFQVKPAYEFGYGLSYTTFAYSNLKLSAPTFAGKMTATVTVTNNGPVAGKEVVQLYLTAPSGKLEKPESELKGFAKTGLLQPSQSQTLTFSLTTADLASFDTATSSWVADAGTYKVKVGASSLNIKQTASFAVPKALVAEKAHKLLAPQAPITEMKLSQK